One genomic region from Parerythrobacter aestuarii encodes:
- a CDS encoding alpha-E domain-containing protein, with the protein MLGRTANSLFWMFRYLERAENTARLLEAGLRMALTRDIESSEAEWRSIIQTAGRSAAFDAKFDNYEGQNAWNFILRDKDNPSSVMDMIDGVRTNARSARNAISGELWTVVNESWMQIRDLLARPVSQGQVGNVLASIRRAGTLAHGAMAGSMLRDEGFHFARAGTFLERGDSTARILDIKYYLLLPSLSYVGSSLDSGQWENVLRSVAGDRAYSWLHAGQMEARGIVDFLVLDERFPRSLAFCHNALRDELMALARIHKREGESNELMRQSDMRLTDLTVDAIFDQGLHQFLIDFMNTNARIANAIGEDYRFHA; encoded by the coding sequence ATGCTAGGCCGGACAGCCAACAGCCTGTTCTGGATGTTCCGCTATCTCGAGCGGGCGGAGAATACAGCGCGCTTGCTTGAGGCTGGCCTGCGTATGGCGCTGACCCGTGACATCGAGTCCTCGGAGGCCGAATGGCGTTCGATCATCCAGACCGCTGGGCGTAGTGCAGCCTTCGATGCCAAGTTCGACAACTACGAAGGGCAGAATGCGTGGAATTTTATCCTGCGTGACAAGGACAATCCCTCCAGCGTGATGGACATGATCGACGGTGTGCGGACCAATGCCCGCTCTGCCCGCAACGCGATCAGCGGGGAACTGTGGACCGTCGTCAATGAAAGCTGGATGCAGATCAGGGACCTGCTGGCGCGCCCGGTGAGCCAGGGGCAAGTCGGGAATGTCCTCGCCTCGATCCGGCGCGCGGGCACGCTGGCACATGGGGCAATGGCAGGCTCCATGCTGCGCGACGAAGGTTTCCACTTCGCCCGGGCCGGGACCTTCCTGGAGCGTGGTGACAGCACAGCGCGGATCCTCGATATCAAGTATTACCTGCTGCTGCCGTCGCTCTCCTATGTCGGATCTAGCCTCGACAGCGGGCAATGGGAAAATGTGCTCCGCTCGGTTGCCGGCGATCGCGCTTACAGCTGGCTGCATGCCGGGCAAATGGAAGCGCGGGGCATCGTCGATTTCCTGGTGCTCGATGAACGCTTCCCGCGCAGCCTCGCGTTTTGCCATAATGCGTTGCGCGACGAGCTTATGGCGCTGGCCCGCATCCACAAGCGGGAAGGTGAAAGCAATGAGCTCATGCGACAATCCGACATGCGGCTGACTGACCTCACTGTCGATGCCATCTTTGACCAGGGCCTGCACCAGTTCCTGATCGATTTCATGAACACCAATGCCCGTATCGCCAATGCGATCGGCGAAGACTACCGGTTCCACGCCTGA